In Salinigranum marinum, one DNA window encodes the following:
- a CDS encoding DUF7524 family protein, producing MPASLPVELNRGRLHALEAAVEFVTDGSFRVELTNHGEGVHVHLHLDDDLSTVARIDNGNVFVAGDTTTRVDVVVDRDPTNPVTGKLKVSTGYGAETTYVDVTIEPVEEQPRQVPVDESLSKPPQREPSEPFLARLLGALPGPNALPFVVFVLLAVAIAIAAVVVVGATSPAVLVGVGVVLGGAVAALVFIMK from the coding sequence GTGCCAGCGTCGCTACCCGTCGAGCTGAACCGTGGACGGCTCCACGCCCTCGAGGCAGCGGTCGAGTTCGTTACCGACGGGTCGTTTCGCGTCGAACTGACGAACCACGGCGAGGGCGTCCACGTTCACCTCCATCTGGACGACGACCTCTCGACGGTCGCCCGCATCGACAACGGGAACGTGTTCGTCGCCGGCGACACCACCACGCGGGTCGACGTCGTCGTCGACAGGGATCCGACGAACCCGGTCACCGGCAAGCTGAAAGTGTCGACCGGGTACGGGGCCGAAACCACCTACGTCGACGTGACGATCGAACCGGTCGAGGAGCAGCCCCGACAGGTCCCCGTCGACGAGTCGCTGTCGAAGCCCCCACAGCGGGAGCCCTCGGAGCCGTTTCTCGCCCGGCTCCTCGGCGCGCTCCCCGGGCCGAACGCGCTCCCGTTCGTCGTCTTCGTCCTCCTCGCGGTCGCCATCGCGATCGCCGCCGTCGTCGTCGTCGGGGCCACCAGCCCGGCCGTGCTCGTCGGCGTCGGCGTCGTCCTCGGCGGGGCCGTGGCGGCGCTCGTGTTCATCATGAAGTGA
- a CDS encoding CbiX/SirB N-terminal domain-containing protein: MSALVIVAHGSHLNPDSSTPTHDHADTIRAVGAFDEVRTGFWKEEPSFHEVLRTVDADEVYVVPLFVSEGYFTEQVIPRELRLDGWDPEAWDSDGTSATDVTLTAEDTGQRIHYCGPVGTHDSMTDVIVRRAESVTGDPAVGEGFGIAVVGHGTKRNENSAKAIEYHADRIEALGRFDEVQALFMDEDPEVDDVTDFFESEDVVVVPLFIADGYHTQEDIPEDMGLTDDYRTGWDTPTEVDGHRIWYAGAVGTEPLMADVVLERAADAGANVGGAIERVREETRQSESVAGD; the protein is encoded by the coding sequence ATGAGCGCACTGGTCATCGTCGCGCACGGGTCGCACCTGAACCCCGACTCCTCGACGCCCACGCACGACCACGCGGACACCATCCGCGCCGTGGGCGCGTTCGACGAGGTCCGCACGGGTTTCTGGAAGGAAGAGCCCTCCTTCCACGAGGTCCTCCGAACCGTGGACGCCGACGAGGTGTACGTCGTTCCGCTGTTCGTCAGCGAGGGCTACTTCACCGAACAGGTCATCCCCCGCGAACTGCGGTTGGACGGCTGGGACCCCGAGGCGTGGGACTCAGACGGGACGAGCGCGACCGACGTGACCCTCACCGCCGAGGACACGGGCCAGCGGATCCACTACTGTGGGCCGGTCGGCACCCACGACTCGATGACCGACGTGATCGTCCGCCGGGCCGAGAGCGTCACGGGCGACCCCGCGGTCGGCGAAGGGTTCGGCATCGCCGTCGTCGGCCACGGCACCAAGCGCAACGAGAACTCCGCGAAGGCGATCGAGTACCACGCCGACCGGATCGAAGCGCTGGGCCGGTTCGACGAGGTCCAGGCGCTGTTCATGGACGAGGACCCCGAGGTGGACGACGTCACCGACTTCTTCGAGTCGGAGGACGTCGTGGTCGTCCCGCTGTTTATCGCCGACGGCTACCACACCCAAGAGGACATCCCCGAGGACATGGGGCTCACCGACGACTACCGCACCGGGTGGGACACCCCCACGGAGGTCGACGGCCACCGGATCTGGTACGCCGGTGCCGTGGGGACCGAGCCGCTGATGGCCGACGTCGTCCTCGAACGGGCGGCCGACGCCGGCGCGAACGTCGGCGGGGCGATCGAACGTGTCCGCGAGGAGACCCGTCAGAGCGAGTCGGTCGCGGGCGACTGA
- a CDS encoding globin-coupled sensor protein yields MDSIAPGDSIGTGISAEQLAEEIGLDAEEIAWRKEFLNFTSEDEQRLASMSAVVESKEEELVEAFLEPILSDARTREIVGRSPRTNDQLEAIVSGYLEMFTGGTYDQQYYTHRCRIGRLHDRLDMPLHYFGGMFGNFLNILLDEIESLTVESATESLSAEDAADVEASIGEGFANARAAVRGANLDMQVVNDTYLHSYSREMREEIDKSREMRERIAGTVESLGTEAASAAEGVDTIDALAAEQTANTEELADGLSDLSASVEEVAATADEVSATSTRAEEMAEEGHEAAANAAETMARVDDARGDITERVDTLVDTIDEIDEIVEVINGIAEQTNLLALNASIEAARAGEAGSGFAVVADEVKALANESKEQAERVEGMIDEVTDHIDETAVSLDDADDHIRRGIDEVEESMTRLERIRDAVEEASTGIGEVARATDDQAETSAQLAQRVDDTADRADEVAAELDELLESVRSQSDTATEIDEALDELESVEAAAGDTSARTRTQATTDGGTASTPGRGRGGSNDFEWSREATGNDGGESAETGGDGLPAGMPGFVKEMLDEETKAQIRRGELDRPEWTK; encoded by the coding sequence ATGGACTCGATCGCACCCGGCGACTCCATCGGAACGGGGATCTCGGCCGAGCAGTTGGCGGAGGAGATCGGCCTCGACGCCGAGGAGATCGCCTGGCGGAAGGAGTTTCTGAACTTCACCAGCGAGGACGAACAGCGGCTGGCGTCGATGTCGGCGGTCGTCGAGTCGAAGGAAGAGGAACTCGTCGAGGCGTTTCTCGAACCGATCCTCTCGGACGCGCGCACGAGGGAGATCGTCGGGCGCTCGCCCCGGACGAACGACCAGTTGGAAGCGATCGTCTCGGGCTACCTCGAGATGTTCACCGGCGGGACGTACGACCAGCAGTACTACACCCACCGGTGTCGCATCGGCCGACTCCACGACCGCCTGGACATGCCGCTGCACTACTTCGGCGGCATGTTCGGGAACTTCCTGAACATCCTCCTGGACGAGATCGAGTCCCTGACCGTGGAGTCGGCCACCGAGTCGCTGTCGGCCGAGGACGCGGCGGACGTCGAGGCGTCGATCGGCGAGGGGTTCGCCAACGCGCGGGCGGCGGTCCGTGGGGCGAACCTCGACATGCAGGTCGTCAACGACACCTACCTCCACTCGTACTCGCGGGAGATGCGCGAGGAGATCGACAAGTCGCGGGAGATGCGCGAACGGATCGCCGGGACGGTCGAGTCGCTCGGGACGGAGGCGGCGTCGGCCGCCGAGGGGGTCGACACCATCGACGCGCTGGCGGCGGAACAGACCGCGAACACGGAGGAACTCGCCGACGGGCTCTCGGATCTCTCCGCCTCCGTCGAGGAGGTCGCTGCGACGGCCGACGAGGTGTCCGCCACGAGCACTCGGGCCGAGGAGATGGCCGAGGAGGGCCACGAGGCGGCCGCCAACGCCGCGGAGACGATGGCGCGGGTCGACGACGCCCGCGGGGACATCACGGAGCGCGTCGACACGCTCGTCGACACCATCGACGAGATCGACGAGATCGTCGAGGTGATCAACGGGATCGCCGAGCAGACGAACCTGCTGGCGCTGAACGCCTCGATCGAGGCCGCCCGCGCCGGCGAGGCCGGGTCCGGCTTCGCCGTCGTCGCCGACGAGGTGAAGGCGCTGGCGAACGAGTCGAAAGAGCAGGCCGAACGGGTCGAGGGGATGATCGACGAGGTGACCGACCACATCGACGAGACGGCGGTCAGTCTCGACGACGCCGACGACCACATCAGACGGGGGATCGACGAGGTCGAGGAGTCGATGACGCGGCTCGAACGCATCCGCGACGCCGTCGAGGAGGCGTCGACGGGAATCGGGGAGGTGGCCCGCGCGACCGATGACCAGGCGGAGACGAGCGCCCAACTCGCCCAGCGGGTCGACGACACGGCCGACCGGGCCGACGAGGTGGCCGCGGAACTCGACGAACTCCTCGAGAGCGTCCGGTCGCAGTCCGACACCGCGACGGAGATCGACGAGGCGCTCGACGAACTCGAATCGGTCGAGGCAGCCGCGGGCGACACCAGTGCCCGGACGCGGACGCAGGCGACGACCGACGGGGGAACCGCGTCGACTCCCGGCCGTGGACGGGGAGGGTCGAACGACTTCGAGTGGAGCCGTGAGGCGACCGGGAACGACGGCGGTGAGTCCGCCGAGACGGGCGGCGACGGCCTCCCCGCAGGGATGCCCGGCTTCGTGAAGGAGATGCTCGATGAGGAGACGAAAGCGCAGATCAGACGGGGCGAACTCGATCGGCCCGAGTGGACGAAGTAG
- a CDS encoding methytransferase partner Trm112: MKESLVDILCDPLDKSDLELHVTKREGEEIIEGKFVGTVTGEEYPIEDGIPDLRPPDMRDE, encoded by the coding sequence ATGAAAGAGTCACTCGTGGACATCCTCTGCGACCCGCTCGACAAGAGCGATCTCGAACTCCACGTCACGAAGCGCGAGGGCGAGGAGATCATCGAGGGGAAGTTCGTCGGCACGGTCACGGGGGAAGAGTATCCCATCGAGGACGGCATCCCGGACCTCCGGCCGCCGGACATGCGCGACGAGTGA
- a CDS encoding DUF7523 family protein, with protein MSLAAAAREAVRAEPFLHRALRAGVVNYRAAAHYLDLDGDPDAVATALRRYADELDSPATDAVDAPVRMQRGVGLADSEEVDDEDVVVAVGDQRLVRGGDMTAVRTAGDVDARALGHTLARLGAASVLVDAAGVAGGELVVVVPNRQGATALRVVEDALGSVPA; from the coding sequence ATGTCACTCGCAGCCGCGGCCCGCGAGGCCGTCCGGGCGGAACCGTTCCTCCACCGCGCGCTCAGGGCCGGCGTCGTCAACTACCGCGCCGCGGCCCACTACCTCGACCTCGACGGCGACCCCGACGCGGTGGCGACCGCCCTCCGGCGCTACGCCGACGAACTCGACTCGCCCGCGACCGACGCGGTCGACGCGCCCGTCCGGATGCAACGGGGGGTGGGGCTGGCCGATTCCGAGGAGGTCGACGACGAGGACGTCGTCGTCGCGGTCGGCGACCAGCGGCTCGTCCGGGGCGGCGACATGACCGCGGTCCGCACGGCCGGCGACGTCGACGCGCGGGCGCTGGGGCACACGCTCGCCCGACTCGGTGCGGCGTCGGTGCTGGTCGACGCGGCGGGCGTCGCCGGTGGCGAACTCGTCGTCGTCGTGCCGAACCGCCAGGGAGCGACGGCGCTCCGCGTCGTCGAGGACGCGCTCGGTTCGGTCCCGGCCTGA
- a CDS encoding DUF547 domain-containing protein — MSEVRDPVERSARLLRAARTGEAATAAEIRRELADYASADLAAALSDADARTAFWLNTYNATVQDDLRDDPARYDSRLRFFVADRVTVAGRRLSLNDIEHGILRRSKSIFGLGYLPRLLQSRFERTHRVTELDARIHFALNCGAASCPPIAAYSRERLDEELTLASRSYLGSEVEYDREAGVVRVPQLLLWYRGDFGGRTGILDYLRTYGPLSGDAAPKLRYRSYDWSLELENALDFDDVDTTDRPSETRSDEGRAVETEG; from the coding sequence ATGAGCGAGGTCCGCGACCCCGTCGAACGGTCAGCGCGGCTCCTCCGGGCGGCCCGCACGGGCGAGGCGGCGACCGCGGCGGAGATCCGGCGGGAGCTCGCCGACTACGCTTCGGCCGACCTCGCGGCGGCCCTGTCGGACGCCGACGCGCGGACGGCGTTCTGGCTCAACACGTACAACGCGACCGTCCAGGACGACCTCCGCGACGACCCCGCTCGCTACGACTCACGGCTCCGCTTTTTCGTCGCCGACCGCGTCACCGTCGCCGGGCGTCGACTGAGCCTCAACGACATCGAACACGGGATCCTCCGCCGGTCGAAATCGATCTTCGGGCTCGGTTACCTCCCTCGACTGCTTCAGTCACGGTTCGAGCGGACCCACCGCGTCACGGAACTCGACGCTCGGATCCACTTCGCGCTCAACTGCGGGGCGGCGAGCTGTCCGCCCATCGCCGCGTACTCCCGCGAGCGGCTCGACGAGGAACTCACGCTCGCCAGCCGTTCGTATCTCGGATCCGAGGTCGAGTACGACCGCGAGGCCGGCGTCGTTCGCGTCCCGCAGCTCCTGCTGTGGTACCGTGGCGACTTCGGCGGCCGCACGGGAATCCTCGACTACCTCCGCACGTACGGCCCGCTCTCGGGCGACGCCGCGCCGAAGCTCCGCTACCGATCCTACGACTGGTCGCTGGAACTGGAGAACGCCCTCGACTTCGACGACGTCGACACGACGGACCGCCCCAGTGAGACGCGGAGCGACGAGGGACGGGCGGTCGAGACCGAGGGCTGA
- a CDS encoding DR2241 family protein has product MTGEHVDALVATAPDGISFDDLRVERAADGYAFETPAATHTGLDESSIRAVAAESRHATNWYFWHAVAPQKADRWAFLRWLEPSGGVDDRYDALADGVATDWGELEITVSLGEAGRRRYHLRHVDDADRDADSLDAYDDPLAARDIATTDTRDRYRPLKTAPSLRTGWRFTGLGPTELVEAVEAFYPATIANWHREREGDLDVSHWRETMERQTGMYGVVKTWDRGEGYEHVNWVAEACCDDSQCLKRREWQYDEETELDVDGGDGVFPCREPCSLVVSAARRWTKLEAEEPRTYEFELTPSEKEQVEAIVDAVADGRTGEIREADVYEGANRYRARFLRAKLFDDDGNLAGTPTDPDENEDAAEAEPTDD; this is encoded by the coding sequence ATGACCGGCGAGCACGTGGACGCGCTGGTGGCCACCGCCCCGGACGGCATCAGCTTCGACGACCTGCGCGTGGAGCGGGCGGCGGACGGCTACGCGTTCGAGACCCCCGCGGCGACCCACACTGGACTCGACGAGTCCAGCATTCGTGCGGTCGCCGCGGAGTCGAGACACGCGACGAACTGGTATTTCTGGCACGCGGTCGCCCCCCAGAAGGCGGACCGCTGGGCGTTCCTCCGGTGGCTCGAACCCTCCGGCGGCGTCGACGACCGCTACGACGCGCTCGCCGACGGCGTGGCGACCGACTGGGGCGAGCTGGAGATAACGGTGAGCCTGGGCGAGGCCGGCCGGCGGCGGTACCACCTCCGGCACGTCGACGACGCGGATCGCGACGCCGACAGCCTGGACGCGTACGACGACCCGCTGGCCGCCCGTGACATCGCCACGACCGACACACGCGACCGGTACCGGCCACTGAAGACCGCACCGTCGCTACGGACGGGGTGGCGGTTCACCGGGTTGGGACCGACGGAGCTCGTCGAGGCGGTCGAGGCGTTTTACCCGGCGACGATCGCCAACTGGCACCGCGAGCGCGAAGGGGACCTTGACGTGAGCCACTGGCGCGAGACGATGGAACGCCAGACGGGGATGTACGGCGTCGTCAAGACCTGGGACCGCGGTGAGGGGTACGAACACGTTAACTGGGTGGCCGAGGCCTGCTGTGACGACTCGCAGTGTCTCAAACGCCGCGAGTGGCAGTACGACGAGGAGACGGAGCTCGACGTCGACGGCGGCGATGGGGTGTTCCCCTGCCGGGAGCCCTGCTCGCTCGTCGTCTCCGCCGCCCGCCGCTGGACCAAGCTCGAAGCCGAGGAGCCGCGGACGTACGAGTTCGAGCTCACGCCCTCGGAGAAAGAGCAGGTCGAGGCGATCGTCGACGCGGTCGCCGACGGCCGGACCGGCGAGATCCGCGAGGCCGACGTGTACGAGGGCGCGAACCGCTACCGGGCGCGGTTCCTCCGTGCGAAGCTGTTCGACGACGACGGAAACCTCGCCGGGACGCCGACCGACCCCGACGAGAACGAGGACGCGGCGGAAGCCGAGCCCACGGACGACTGA
- a CDS encoding DUF7527 domain-containing protein, whose amino-acid sequence MDPEITGTVTGWESVTAGSGYAGLRSLAADDFSGAVTAGLAWAFFLNGRIVGVFDGDIEEFADADLTAYRALEPALALLFAMRETGGETRGQYYTEKTPLEEVDRTLSAGNFTGYVELSENVLSGDYYVVYHGGRSMSVAYVGASERLVTDEEAFELAADEVGIYDVNAVDITVVDIPGESADEAAADRDSSVDRDGAMTDEDGATAGVGAEAGGSLETTDGDDGDDPPADEPAATGAVTFGDRGDADETGTTEAHTDADADGDDENQYDSGPSLRAASSADFGLGGDTEPQDGDDIRPPTGEARAEAGAESDGSDGAADEGREIGPADERESDPDDSGGEEPRDTAEPDGVDERRRTDDTETFGEGDDTETFGDAVTGTGPEAANGAGRSSVDEGDGATVADEPRMARLDDTGDDAEADTDAEVGVDAAPTEPTNATESTDPTDAAAAEGAFSAERQWQETRRIPALDPDESMPPAGRPAETEGAAERQGPRAHESEGSEASVEEPEQPPGGGPEAVEAGADPEPTDAPESGPAGAIADAPDADRHSLREKLAATESERDELAARVDTLQSRLEAVTRERDEHRSRIDDLESEIERLREAVDRAGAEGDDAGAERLSPAAAREGTNLFVRYRSKGKPTLETARAGEARQDAVVENLRIEYHTTFENESATVDGEPYETFLYGTTEWGFVRWVVEELLYEIGRSGHRADLSALFDRIPEIDRVQFDGEVSVTVEGDGGESHEARTFDLVFRDSMGDPLFVANLNTERNATTAGAVGSLVEGARAVGTSKDTLGGAFFVTTSFFEPDALDAVTSETTGGLLSRNSKKSFVKLSRKRGYHLGLVEARDGEFHLSVPEL is encoded by the coding sequence ATGGACCCAGAGATCACCGGCACGGTGACCGGATGGGAGTCGGTCACCGCGGGGTCGGGATACGCGGGACTCCGGTCGCTCGCGGCCGACGACTTCTCGGGTGCCGTGACGGCGGGCCTCGCCTGGGCGTTCTTCCTCAACGGCCGGATCGTCGGTGTCTTCGACGGCGACATCGAGGAGTTCGCCGACGCCGACCTCACGGCGTACCGGGCACTCGAGCCCGCGCTCGCACTCCTGTTCGCCATGCGCGAAACCGGCGGCGAGACCCGCGGGCAGTACTACACCGAGAAGACGCCACTCGAAGAGGTCGATCGGACGCTGTCAGCTGGGAACTTCACCGGCTACGTCGAACTCTCCGAGAACGTCCTCTCGGGCGATTACTACGTCGTCTACCACGGCGGACGGTCGATGAGTGTCGCCTACGTCGGGGCGAGCGAGCGCCTGGTCACCGACGAGGAGGCGTTCGAGCTCGCCGCCGACGAGGTCGGAATCTACGACGTCAACGCGGTCGACATCACGGTCGTGGATATCCCCGGCGAATCGGCCGACGAGGCCGCCGCCGACCGGGACTCGTCGGTCGATCGTGACGGAGCGATGACCGACGAGGACGGAGCCACGGCCGGAGTCGGAGCCGAGGCTGGAGGGTCGCTCGAAACGACTGACGGCGACGATGGCGACGATCCCCCAGCGGACGAACCAGCCGCGACGGGGGCCGTGACGTTCGGCGACCGCGGCGACGCGGACGAGACGGGTACGACGGAAGCACACACCGACGCGGACGCCGACGGTGACGACGAGAATCAGTACGACTCCGGCCCGTCGCTACGGGCCGCCTCGTCCGCGGACTTCGGTCTCGGCGGCGACACCGAACCGCAGGACGGAGACGACATCCGCCCACCGACCGGCGAGGCGCGTGCCGAGGCGGGCGCGGAGAGCGACGGGAGTGACGGAGCGGCCGACGAAGGGAGAGAGATCGGGCCCGCCGACGAGCGGGAGAGTGATCCCGACGACAGCGGGGGCGAGGAACCACGTGACACCGCTGAGCCCGACGGAGTCGACGAACGACGCAGGACCGACGACACCGAGACGTTCGGCGAGGGAGACGACACCGAGACGTTCGGCGACGCGGTCACGGGCACGGGACCGGAGGCAGCGAACGGCGCGGGCCGTTCGTCCGTGGACGAGGGCGACGGCGCGACCGTGGCCGACGAGCCGCGGATGGCCCGACTGGACGACACGGGCGACGATGCCGAGGCCGACACCGATGCGGAGGTGGGTGTCGACGCGGCTCCGACGGAGCCGACGAACGCAACGGAGTCGACGGATCCGACGGACGCCGCGGCCGCCGAGGGCGCCTTCAGCGCGGAGCGCCAGTGGCAGGAGACACGGCGCATCCCGGCGCTCGATCCCGACGAGTCGATGCCCCCGGCCGGGCGTCCCGCCGAGACCGAGGGAGCGGCCGAACGGCAGGGGCCGCGCGCGCACGAGAGCGAAGGATCGGAGGCGTCGGTCGAGGAACCCGAGCAACCGCCGGGCGGCGGACCCGAAGCGGTCGAGGCGGGAGCCGACCCGGAGCCAACGGACGCACCCGAGAGCGGGCCCGCCGGGGCGATCGCCGACGCCCCCGACGCGGACCGTCACTCGCTCCGGGAGAAGCTGGCGGCGACGGAGTCCGAGCGCGACGAACTCGCCGCGCGGGTCGACACTCTCCAGTCGCGGCTGGAGGCGGTCACCCGCGAACGCGACGAGCACCGCTCGCGCATCGACGACCTCGAATCCGAGATCGAGCGCCTCCGCGAGGCGGTCGATCGGGCCGGAGCCGAGGGGGACGACGCGGGTGCCGAGCGGCTGTCTCCGGCGGCCGCACGGGAGGGCACCAACCTGTTCGTGCGGTACCGGAGCAAGGGGAAGCCGACGCTCGAGACGGCACGGGCCGGGGAGGCCAGACAGGACGCGGTCGTGGAGAACCTTCGGATCGAGTACCACACCACCTTCGAGAACGAGTCGGCGACGGTCGACGGAGAACCGTACGAGACGTTCCTCTACGGGACCACCGAGTGGGGGTTCGTACGGTGGGTCGTCGAGGAGTTGCTGTACGAGATCGGGCGCTCGGGGCACAGAGCGGACCTGTCGGCGCTGTTCGACCGAATCCCCGAGATCGACCGTGTACAGTTCGACGGGGAGGTGTCGGTCACGGTCGAAGGAGACGGCGGGGAGAGCCACGAGGCCCGAACGTTCGACCTCGTCTTCCGAGACTCGATGGGCGACCCCCTGTTCGTCGCGAACCTCAACACGGAACGGAACGCGACCACCGCGGGGGCGGTCGGCTCGCTCGTCGAGGGCGCGCGGGCGGTCGGCACCTCGAAGGACACCCTCGGGGGGGCGTTCTTCGTCACCACCTCCTTCTTCGAGCCGGACGCGCTCGACGCCGTGACGTCGGAGACGACCGGCGGGCTCCTCAGCCGGAACAGCAAGAAGAGCTTCGTGAAGCTCTCACGAAAACGGGGCTACCATCTCGGTCTGGTCGAAGCCAGGGACGGCGAGTTCCACCTGAGCGTTCCGGAACTGTAG
- a CDS encoding adenylosuccinate synthase translates to MTVTIVGSQLGDEGKGALVDLWGGAADVVVRYQGGDNAGHTVVEGGDEYKLSLVPSGAVRGKVGILGNGCVVNPRTLFDEIDTLRKRGLEPDVRVAERAHVIMPYHRALDGIEEEAKSDSDLDAGTTGRGIGPTYEDKAGRRGIRVGDLLDPAVLRDRLDYVVPQKRALVEEVFGLDAGEAFDVDALHEEYAAIGERLAEEGMTVDSGQYLHERHEAGDELLFEGAQGTSIDIDHGIYPYVTSSNPTAGGAAVGSGVGPTVVGQGEVVGIVKAYLSRVGTGPLPTELTGTDEPLADHIREKGGEFGTVTGRPRRIGWLDVPMLRHAARANGFTGIAVNHLDVLAGLDEVKVGHAYAFDGDEIETVPTTTEQWARCEPVLKEFEPWPEVDWTAVAEAGYEAIPENARAYLDYVSTAVGVPIYAVGVGPDRAETIELHDPFER, encoded by the coding sequence ATGACCGTCACGATTGTCGGCTCTCAGTTGGGCGACGAGGGCAAAGGGGCCCTCGTCGATCTGTGGGGGGGCGCTGCTGACGTCGTCGTCCGCTACCAGGGCGGGGATAACGCCGGCCACACCGTCGTGGAAGGCGGCGACGAGTACAAGCTCTCGCTCGTTCCGTCCGGTGCCGTCCGCGGCAAGGTCGGTATCCTCGGAAACGGCTGTGTCGTCAACCCACGGACCCTCTTCGACGAGATCGATACGCTCCGCAAGCGCGGCCTCGAACCCGACGTCCGGGTCGCCGAGCGCGCCCACGTCATCATGCCGTACCACCGCGCCCTCGACGGGATCGAGGAGGAGGCCAAGTCGGATTCGGACCTCGACGCCGGGACCACCGGGCGGGGGATCGGCCCGACGTACGAGGACAAAGCCGGTCGCCGCGGCATCCGCGTTGGCGACCTCCTCGACCCGGCGGTGCTCCGGGACCGCCTGGATTACGTCGTCCCGCAGAAGCGCGCGCTCGTCGAGGAGGTGTTCGGCCTCGACGCAGGCGAGGCGTTTGACGTCGACGCCCTCCACGAGGAGTACGCCGCCATCGGCGAGCGTCTCGCCGAGGAGGGGATGACCGTCGACTCGGGGCAGTACCTCCACGAGCGCCACGAGGCGGGCGACGAACTCCTCTTCGAGGGGGCACAGGGGACGAGTATCGACATCGACCACGGCATCTACCCGTACGTCACCTCCTCGAATCCCACCGCCGGCGGCGCGGCCGTCGGATCGGGCGTCGGACCGACCGTCGTCGGCCAGGGCGAAGTCGTCGGTATCGTCAAGGCCTACCTCTCGCGAGTCGGCACGGGCCCGCTCCCGACGGAGCTGACGGGGACAGACGAGCCGCTCGCCGATCACATCCGCGAGAAGGGCGGCGAGTTCGGCACGGTGACGGGCAGACCGCGGCGGATCGGCTGGCTCGACGTTCCCATGTTGCGACACGCCGCTCGCGCGAACGGGTTCACCGGGATCGCGGTCAACCACCTCGACGTACTCGCCGGTCTCGACGAGGTAAAAGTCGGCCACGCGTACGCGTTCGACGGCGACGAGATCGAGACGGTGCCGACGACGACCGAGCAGTGGGCGCGGTGTGAGCCCGTGTTGAAGGAGTTCGAGCCGTGGCCCGAGGTCGACTGGACCGCCGTCGCCGAGGCGGGCTACGAGGCGATCCCCGAGAACGCCCGGGCGTATCTCGACTACGTCTCGACGGCGGTCGGCGTCCCGATCTACGCCGTCGGGGTCGGCCCCGATCGTGCAGAGACGATCGAACTGCACGACCCGTTCGAACGGTAA